A single window of Colletotrichum higginsianum IMI 349063 chromosome 8, whole genome shotgun sequence DNA harbors:
- a CDS encoding Cytochrome P450 — MKQWPEAPFVRYLSMGNCETLMVNNIAAFKEVQQAKVYSFRKSQLAARMFSPITGHGLMFSEGEERKKQRTQLARAFSNQNTRKMLPVFQLKANQLCGSISQDLGAEETKVVDSNPPPPLHPGSAGSEPFLLVPSLPSPLVEHFLKKSTLDVFVIGSIGCDLDSIFVPEAHFYEVYERIIRQPPSGHVITFIDGHVPLRSWLPLASNKRWLKDVALIRAMLLTCVENRRHEMMAEKKLGLEDKTDRHDILTFILEDCQFDATQTNWTDLELLEYMLNFIAGAMPLRNLERYGDADIMAGHETTGSTTMWVAHVLATVPKVQDRLKQEVLGLCAGKPRDWNPTYEELEHLVYMNHFLKEILRFYSPGKSFTPPRSPCRLPPAIFLPREASEDVTVCGTFIPKGTQVTLCPAVAHFNPLVWGETAEAFDPDRWADGRAPGDSYAMEAFLQGPAGCIAKNMALLNTKSVIFALARDFRFSPRPGWDGRLELANPNFTLRPRESLRVTIEREEARQVTLF; from the exons ATGAAGCAGTGGCCAGAGGCGCCATTTGTGCGCTACCTATCCATGGGCAACTGCGAGACTCTCATGGTCAACAACATAGCTGCTTTCAAAGAGGTACAGCAAGCCAAAGTTTACTCTTTCAGAAAGTCGCAGCTTGCAGCCCGCATGTTCTCCCCTATCACTGGACATGGACTCATGTTCTcggagggagaggaaagaaagaagcaGCGCACTCAGCTGGCCC GTGCTTTTTCCAACCAGAACACACGCAAGATGCTACCAGTATTTCAACTGAAGGCCAACCAACTATGTGGTTCCATTAGCCAGGACCTCGGGGCAGAGGAGACCAAGGTTGTCGACAgtaaccccccccccccccttcacccTGGATCAGCAGGTTCAGAACCCTTTCTCTTGGTACCAAGCTTACCCTCGCCCTTAGTTGAGCACTTCCTCAAAAAGTCCACCCTTGACGTCTTCGTCATTGGCTCCATCGGTTGCGACCTGGACAGCATTTTCGTCCCCGAAGCCCACTTCTACGAGGTGTACGAGCGCATCATCCGTCAGCCGCCTTCAGGTCACGTCATCACCTTCATTGACGGCCACGTGCCCCTCCGTTCGTGGCTACCGCTGGCGAGTAACAAGAGATGGCTGAAGGACGTTGCGCTTATACGGGCGATGCTACTTACTTGTGTAGAGAATAGGCGCCACGAGATgatggcggagaagaagctgggcctcgaggatAAGACGGATCGTCACGACATCCTGACCTTCATCCTGGAGGATTGCCAGTTTGACGCCACCCAGACTAACTGGACTGACTTGGAGCTGTTGGAATAC ATGCTCAACTTCATTGCTGGAG CCATGCCATTGAGAAACTTGGAACGATACGGAGACGCTGACATTATGGCAGGCCACGAGACGACTGGATCGACGACCATGTGGGTTGCTCACGTTCTTGCCACGGTGCCCAAAGTTCAGGACCGCCTCAAGCAGGAGGTCCTCGGGCTCTGCGCCGGCAAGCCGCGGGACTGGAACCCGACAtacgaggagctcgagcaTTTGGTGTATATGAACCACTTTCTCAAAGAGATACTGCGCTTCTACTCCCCAGGCAAGTCATTTACACCACCGCGCTCCCCCTGCCGTCTCCCCCCCG CCATCTTCCTCCCGCGCGAGGCCTCCGAAGATGTCACGGTCTGCGGCACTTTCATACCCAAGGGCACGCAAGTCACGCTCTGCCCGGCCGTCGCGCATTTCAACCCGCTGGTCTGgggcgagacggccgaggcgttCGACCCGGACCGGTGGGCGGACGGGCGGGCGCCCGGGGACTCGTACGCGATGGAGGCGTTCCTGCAGGGCCCGGCGGGCTGCATAGCCAAGAACATGGCGCTGCTGAACACAAAGAGCGTCATCTTTGCCCTCGCGCGCGACTTCAGGTTCTCGCCGCGCCCCGGCTGGGACGGGCGACTGGAGCTCGCGAACCCCAACTTCACGCTGCGGCCGCGGGAGAGCCTGCGCGTCACGATCGAGAGGGAGGAAGCCCGGCAGGTGACTTTGTTTTGA
- a CDS encoding Zinc-binding dehydrogenase codes for MAPTPNKSFVFKQVPKGLPVPGQDLVVEDRPIDLDQDLNGGILIKVLYSSFDPYMRGRMRPAEAGKSYIPPFEQGAVIVSSIVARVERSDAPQFAAGDLVTSFMGPNAEYAAIPAKFLQGFFKVPNTHNVDLPLFVGALGMPGMTAYEGLYDIGKPKKGETIFVSSAAGAVGQIVGQLAKAEGVRVIGSVGSDEKLDFILNELGFDAGFNYKKESPLDALKRLAPNGIDMYFENVGGDHLEAALESFNQQGRIIGCGMISDYNTPREQQKGVRGLFHVVAKKLTFQGFLVNLSPAKYQPFQEKVQPMIANGDLKVKVHLTESIDQAAEGFVGMLTGQNFGKAVLKIAQE; via the coding sequence ATGGCGCCTACCCCTAACAAGAGCTTCGTCTTCAAGCAGGTCCCCAAGGGCCTGCCCGTGCCCGGccaggacctcgtcgtcgaggaccgccccatcgacctcgaccaggacctcaacggcggcatcctcatCAAGGTCCTCTACTCCTCCTTCGACCCCTACATGCGCGGCCGCATGCGccccgccgaggccggcaagtCCTACATCCCGCCCTTTGAGCagggcgccgtcatcgtctccTCCATCGTCGCCCGCGTCGAGCGCTCCGACGCGCCCCagttcgccgccggcgacctcgtcacCTCCTTCATGGGCCCCAACGCCGAGTACGCCGCCATCCCGGCCAAGTTCCTCCAGGGCTTCTTCAAGGTGCCCAACACCCACAACGTCGACCTCcccctcttcgtcggcgccctcggcatgCCCGGCATGACCGCCTACGAGGGTCTCTACGACATCGGCAAGcccaagaagggcgagaccatcttcgtctcctccgccgccggcgccgtcggccagatcgtcggccagctcgccaaggccgagggcgtccgCGTCATCGGCTCCGTCGGCAGCGACGAGAAGCTTGACTTCATCCTCAACGAGCTCGGCTTCGACGCCGGCTTCAACTACAAGAAGGAGTcccccctcgacgccctcaagCGCCTGGCCCCCAACGGCATCGATATGTACTTTGAGAacgttggcggcgaccacctcgaggccgccctcgagagCTTCAACCAGCAGGGCCGCATCATCGGCTGCGGCATGATCTCCGACTACAACACGCCCCGTGAGCAGCAGAAGGGCGTCCGCGGCCTCttccacgtcgtcgccaagAAGCTCACCTTCCAGGGCTTCCTCGTCAACCTGTCCCCCGCCAAGTACCAGCCCTTCCAGGAGAAGGTCCAGCCCATgatcgccaacggcgacctCAAGGTCAAGGTCCACCTGACCGAGAGCATCgaccaggccgccgagggttTCGTCGGCATGCTCACCGGCCAGAACTTTGGCAAGGCCGTCCTGAAGATTGCCCAGGAGtaa
- a CDS encoding dynamin family protein: MGSLYELPATSRNPSTNASFRPERDMAPNIDSALGTADMANEQRGLLELIDKLQFAQLDNVKLPQIVVVGDQSAGKSSVLEAITGTPFPRDAGACTRFATEIRLRRSNEPSLNVSIIPDKNKTFKEQERLKQFGGAVDVGMSFESLMRSAVDLIAPKNIPGRFAARDILVVEKRGPDMPLLTLVDLPGLVKNANNDQSMDDIKTIETLCDRYMKSSRTIILAVVGGNTDYVQAPILTKARHFDPSGGRTIGVLTKPDLCESIGLEDKFIELVQNRDKQNYFKLGWYVLLNPGPRDQGQPWPSARERRQREEEFFGRGKWRALPSSMCGANALKQKLSVQLQRHIGRHVKTLRKQIQTALDDCDTELKSMGTGKDTVEEMRIELVELFSASKELVIPAVYGFYKNPPRKNFFRATADPRGTPAQNLRARAIEENEKFSHRIRQNGRKFGFSSSTAPGTADGVTISESSKREFVGREVEMLLRQIRGSEFPMDPKPRAVYMLFQSYSENWPKLAQEHKDNLGVVCNEFLSEVIDFAWPQRMREPLRYQFLDVQMKKLMADAQQELEHLTQDMNLEIQPYDPEYEERLRKWQIESSKDGATYTEAQEVCEKMLIFYELAAKTFIRNTITQVVERHLLQGMYSIFNSVEILSMPNETVEAIAAENKETRDRRMTLKTQKTAIEEARDICASLAMRKELRMYADEDRDLEDNSSDSDEDKPRQTTTRKPVNNNNNTTTTSNTIPSRETNRSTRSRDEREERYERPAARTQPSAAESLATNGNHGYSSQQTPAQAPPPPPPQAQAPAPHRVERAEPPRTNTSNSEWEEEYYRAPSQQGAPAQAPPPPPRPQKLRPEEAASDAYSHRSASSVSEQQHANGYGSYHDQGEYAPSSTRRATAKKLFGRG, from the exons ATGGGATCATTGTACGAGCTTCCAGCTACAAGCCGTAATCCCTCAACTAACGCCTCATTCAGACCGGAACGCGACATGGCTCCGAATATCGACTCGGCGCTGGGTACGGCCGACATGGCCAACGAGCAGCGCGGCCTGCTCGAGCTCATTGACAAGCTGCAATTTGCCCAGCTCGACAATGTCAAGCTGCCCCaaatcgtcgtcgtcggcgaccaGTCGGCTGGAAAGAGTTCCgtgctcgaggccatcaccGGCACGCCCTTCCCCCGCGATGCAGGCGCATGCACGCGCTTCGCGACCGAAATCCGTCTACGCAGATCCAACGAGCCGAGCCTCAACGTCTCCATCATCCccgacaagaacaagactTTCAAGGAGCAGGAGCGCTTGAAGCAAtttggcggcgccgtcgacgtcggcatgTCGTTCGAGTCGCTCATGAGGTCGGCTGTGGACCTGATTGCGCCAAAGAATATTCCCGGCAGGTTCGCCGCCCGTGATATCTTGGTGGTCGAGAAGAGAGGTCCCGACATGCCTCTGCTCACGCTGGTTGATCTGCCTGGTCTCGTCAAGAACGCCAACAACGACCAGTCGATGGACGATATCAAGACCATCGAGACCCTCTGCGACCGCTACATGAAGAGCTCGCGcaccatcatcctcgccgtcgttggcggcaACACAGACTACGTACAGGCGCCCATCCTTACCAAGGCGCGCCATTTCGATCCATCTGGCGGCCGCACCATCGGCGTCCTGACAAAACCCGACCTCTGCGAGTCTATCGGCCTGGAAGACAAATTCATCGAGCTTGTCCAGAACAGGGACAAGCAGAACTACTTCAAGCTGGGCTGGTACGTCCTCCTGAACCCGGGTCCCCGCGACCAGGGCCAACCTTGGCCATCAGCGCGCGAACGCCGCCAGCGTGAGGAGGAGTTCTTTGGCCGTGGCAAGTGGCGCGCCCTGCCCAGCTCGATGTGCGGCGCCAACGCCCTGAAGCAGAAGCTCAGCGTTCAGCTGCAACGCCACATCGGCCGGCACGTCAAGACGCTGCGCAAGCAAATCCAGACGGCGCTCGACGACTGCGACACGGAGCTCAAGTCCATGGGCACTGGCAAGGACACGGTCGAGGAGATGCGcatcgagctcgtcgagctcttctcggcctccaaGGAGTTGGTCATTCCAGCCGTCTACGGTTTCTACAAGAACCCTCCCCGTAAGAACTTCTTCCGCGCGACGGCAGACCCTCGCGGCACGCCCGCTCAGAACTTGCGTGCCCGCGCCATTGAAGAGAATGAGAAGTTCTCACACCGAATCCGCCAAAACGGCCGCAAGTTCGggttctcgtcctcgacagCACCCGGCACCGCGGACGGCGTCACCATCAGCGAGAGCAGCAAGAGAGAGTTCGTCGGCAGGGAAGTCGAGATGCTGCTCCGCCAGATTCGTGGTTCCGAATTCCCCATGGACCCCAAGCCCCGCGCTGTCTACATGCTCTTCCAGAGCTATTCGGAGAACTGGCCCAAGCTCGCGCAGGAACACAAGGacaacctcggcgtcgtgTGTAACGAGTTCCTCAGCGAGGTCATTGACTTCGCGTGGCCGCAACGCATGCGCGAGCCGCTGCGCTACCAGTTCCTGGATGTGCAGATGAAGAAACTCATGGCGGATGCGCAGCAGGAGCTCGAGCACCTCACGCAGGACATGAACCTCGAGATCCAGCCTTACGACCCCGAGTACGAAGAGCGTCTCCGCAAGTGGCAGATCGAGTCTAGCAAGGATGGTGCCACCTACACCGAGGCGCAGGAGGTGTGTGAGAAGATGTTGATCTTCTATGAGCTGGCGGCCAAGACGTTCATCCGCAACACCATCACACAGGTCGTCGAGAGACATCTGCTGCAGGGCATGTACAGCATCTTCAATTCTGTTGAAATCCTGAGCATGCCGAACGAGACTGTTGAGGCGATTGCCGCCGAGAACAAGGAGACGCGTGATCGCAGGATGACGCTCAAGACGCAGAAGACGGCGATCGAGGAAGCTCGCGACATCTGCGCCAGCTTGGCCATGCGTAAGGAGCTGAGGATG TACGCCGATGAAGACCGCGACCTCGAGGACAACAGTTCCGACTCTGACGAAGACAAACCTCGTCAGACAACGACGCGAAAGCCAGttaacaacaacaacaacaccaccaccacctccaacACGATCCCGAGCCGGGAAACAAACCGTTCGACGCGCTCTCGCGATGAACGCGAGGAACGTTACGAGCGCCCGGCAGCACGGACGCAGCCCTCTGCCGCCGAGTCTCTGGCGACCAACGGCAACCACGGCTACAGCAGTCAACAGACGCCCGCGcaagcccctccccctcctcctcctcaggCGCAGGCCCCGGCTCCTCATCGAGTTGAACGGGCGGAGCCTCCACGCACGAACACGAGCAACTCGGAGTGGGAAGAGGAGTACTACAGGGCGCCCTCGCAGCAGGGGGCGCCTGCGCAGGcacccccgccccctccccggcctcAGAAGCTGAGgcccgaggaggcggcgtcgGACGCGTACAGCCACCGCTCGGCATCGTCCGTGtcggagcagcagcacgcGAACGGATACGGCAGCTATCACGACCAGGGCGAGTatgcgccgtcgtccaccagacgggcgacggccaagaagctgttTGGTAGAGGTTAG
- a CDS encoding Short-chain dehydrogenase encodes MAPAYNQETRASELVPLYAPYIAGKTILVTGVSPGSIGDSFVKQVAVAKPAVFVLAGRSPSKFQRLVNDLATEHPEIKVKSLVLDLASFANVRKAAEEVNTWADVPQIDVLVNNAGIMAGSYKLTEDGFESQFQTNHLGHFLFTNLIMPKVRASASPRIVNVSSSAHRLHHVRWTDYNFNEGKHYEKWMGYGQSKTANSLFSVALAERLGDHTAQNGLTAFSLCPGYVPTNLGAHEAHDFPAFLEDLRKADVLAGSKYMWGLGHIKAKDLDLGVATHVFAAFAPELRENNGEYLTDCHIADPWKEEVFSWARSKVDAEMLWALSEKLVGQEFRY; translated from the coding sequence ATGGCTCCCGCCTACAACCAAGAGACCAGAGCGAGCGAGCTGGTGCCGCTTTACGCTCCATACATCGCGGGCAAGACCATCCTCGTCACGGGGGTCTCGCCAGGCAGCATCGGCGACTCTTTCGTCAAGCAAgttgccgtcgccaagcCAGCCGTGTTCGTTCTCGCCGGCCGCTCACCATCCAAGTTCCAGAGGTTGGTCAACGACCTTGCCACGGAACACCCCGAGATCAAGGTCAAGTCACTCGTGCTCGACCTCGCCTCCTTTGCCAACGTccgcaaggccgccgaggaagtcAACACATGGGCCGACGTCCCACAgatcgacgtcctcgtcaacaacgccggcATCATGGCCGGCTCGTACAAGCTGACGGAAGACGGCTTCGAGAGCCAGTTCCAGACGAACCACCTCGGGCACTTCCTCTTCACGAACCTCATCATGCCAAAAGTCCgagcctcggcgtcgccgcgcATCGTCAAtgtcagcagcagcgcccACAGACTGCATCACGTGCGCTGGACGGACTACAACTTCAACGAGGGGAAGCACTACGAGAAGTGGATGGGGTACGGGCAGTCCAAAACGGCCAACAGTCTCTTCTCCGTCGCGCTCGCCGAGAGGCTGGGCGACCACACCGCCCAAAACGGCCTGACAGCGTTCAGTCTGTGCCCGGGCTACGTGCCCACGAACCTCGGGGCGCACGAGGCGCACGACTTCCCCGCGTTCCTCGAGGACCTGCGCAAGGCGGATGTGCTGGCGGGCTCAAAGTACATGTGGGGGTTGGGACATATCAAGGCCAAAGACCTGGACCTGGGCGTGGCCACGCACGTGTTTGCGGCGTTTGCGCCGGAGCTGAGGGAGAACAACGGGGAGTACCTGACGGACTGTCACATCGCGGACCCGTGGAAGGAGGAGGTGTTCTCCTGGGCGCGGAGCAAGGTTGACGCGGAGATGCTCTGGGCGTTGAGCGAGAAGCTTGTTGGGCAGGAGTTCAGGTATTGA
- a CDS encoding Duf396 domain protein: protein MWILPLVGYLGSIVGFCFLTLAIASGLYYLSELVEEHTVFAKRLLTKLIYSVIGLQLLLCVVDRFPFKLTLMGIVSHIVYLGNMRRFPFVRLTDPLFLASCVLVLVNHYLWFRHFSAAQQRSYANMHSYYDQPDVPTFTEIASYFGLCVWLIPFALFVSLSASDNVLPTMGSEDPLRDSSGKSKRQGFVKSIVDTVLGAIGQVFNTGGWERS from the exons ATGTGGATTCTACCTTTAGTCGGCTACCTCGGCTCCATCGTGGGCTTCTGTTTCCTCACCCTCGCCATCG CTTCGGGTCTTTACTACCTTTcggagcttgtcgaggaaCACACCGTCTTTGCGAAACGCCTGCTCACGAAGCTGATATACTCGGTCATTGGCTTGCAGTTGTTGCTGTGCGTCGTCGACCGGTTCCCGTTCAAGTTGACCCTCATGGGCATCGTCTCGCACATTGTCTACCTCGGAAACATGCGGCGCTTCCCTTTCGTCAGGCTGACAGATCCTCTATTTCTTGCATCTTGCG TGCTGGTGCTCGTCAACCACTACCTCTGGTTCCGCCACTTCTCTGCCGCCCAGCAGCGATCGTACGCGAACATGCACTCATACTACGACCAGCCCGATGTCCCGACCTTCACCGAGATTGCCTCGTACTTTGGCCTGTGCGTGTGGCTGATTCCGTTCGCCCTCTTCGTGAGCCTGTCTGCCAGCGACAACGTCCTGCCGACGATGGGCAGCGAAGACCCCCTGCGGGACTCTTCTGGCAAGAGCAAGAGACAGGGCTTCGTCAAGTCAATCGTCGATACCGTCCTCGGTGCGATTGGTCAGGTGTTCAACACGGGCGGCTGGGAGCGCAGTTGA
- a CDS encoding Methyltransferase, which yields MSRPEDTLAADIHYNDTEARKYTTSSRIQNIQASMTRRALELLDLKHPSLILDVGCGSGLSGEILSAEGPEDGGPHTWVGMDVSPSMLDIALQRDVEGDLLLADIGQGVPFRAGSFDAAISISAIQWLCNAESSDTSPEGRLTRFFNGLYASLRRGGRAVCQFYPKNDTQRNMITQAAVKAGFGAGLLEDDPETKNVKLYLVLTVGGTAEGGRGGDITNVVDGMDNVDVEDARRKANAQQSGKGDIKKGSKAWIVKKKEQMERKGKVVKSTSKYTGRKRRVAF from the exons ATGTCGCGCCCTGAGGATACCCT cGCGGCCGACATCCACTACAATGACACCGAAGCCCGCAAGTACACGACGAGCTCCCGTATCCAAAACATTCAGGCGTCCATGACCCGCCGCgcccttgagcttctcgacctcAAACACCCCTCCCTgatcctcgacgtcggctgcggcagcggcctgTCCGGCGAGATCCTCTCCGCCGAGGGCCCGGAAGACGGCGGGCCGCACACCTGGGTTGGCATGGATGTCTCGCCCTCGATGCTCGACATCGCCCTCCAGCGTGACGTCGAGGGTgacctgctcctcgccgacatcgGTCAGGGCGTGCCCTTCCGCGCCGGCtccttcgacgccgccatcagcATCTCGGCCATCCAGTGGCTCTGCAACGCCGAGAGCAGCGACACTTCCCCCGAGGGCCGCCTCACACGGTTCTTCAACGGACTCTACGCCTCATTACGCAGAGGCGGCCGCGCCGTCTGCCAGTTCTACCCGAAGAACGACACCCAGCGCAACATGATCACCcaggccgccgtcaaggccggcttcggcgccggtctcctcgaggacgacccGGAAACCAAGAACGTCAAGCTCTACCTCGTCCTgaccgtcggcggcaccgccgagggcggccgcggcggcgacatcaccaacgtcgtcgacggcatggacaatgtcgacgtcgaggatgcgCGGAGGAAGGCCAACGCACAGCAGAGCGGCAAGGGCGACATCAAGAAGGGTAGCAAGGCGTGGAtcgtcaagaagaaggagcagATGGAGAGGAAGGGCAAGGTCGTCAAATCCACGTCCAAGTACACCGGACGGAAACGCAGGGTTGCCTTCTGA
- a CDS encoding Het domain-containing protein, with protein sequence MDYENSSPTSHSARYKPLVDADLETEPGELRWALRCVTVAPGHGSEPVRCKLVDFTLGRAQQTYEALSYTWGDRMDQATIHLDDKPLDVTKNLETALRCLRRPRAERLLWVDAICVDQSDVAEVNLQVQRMWAIYQYASRVVVFLGEEKADSVQAVALVEAIAKDVKVGDYDRITSMLNVMKAKSSRLALQRLMRSPWWSRAWVVQEFSVAAAVVFVCGSVEMSSEVFGKALEVLLDYRFNAVIPPRQEYFMREIAATPISHLWTARKEYQATKPTLPKRVPLSLLYRFRGFGASDPKDKVFSLFHIMGEIAALRPDYTRSVRDLFKDIVRTSIELSDGLQILCHHNRMGKSTLDLPTWCPDWSIKRGQRILLWQNGYTAGGDSKPVARFEEDKLWLQGKLLDRIQWLVSFEPKVFRNKGLLFDQIKTIEARIVQQGISQRGEGASSVPSLESFHRTIVGSRVRERGPQHGAIVLGECDAEMYWDAWHEQMIAAPHDALHGKAKVYNDAIYSALAGRSFFATEKGHIGLADNPADAGDVVGVFPGSRVLFCLRETTSRPPRAVGGSEDRFELIGECYLHGFMDGEAASGDEDTSSLCLI encoded by the exons ATGGACTATGAGAATTCAAGTCCAACATCTCATTCGGCTAGATACAAGCCTCTTGTCGACGCTGATCTGGAGACTGAGCCAGGGGAGCTCAGATGGGCTCTGAGATGTGTGACGGTGGCCCCGGGACATGGCTCCGAACCGGTTCGCTGTAAGCTGGTCGACTTCACCCTCGGCCGAGCCCAGCAAACGTACGAGGCACTTTCATACACCTGGGGCGACCGGATGGACCAAGCAACGATCCATCTGGACGACAAGCCCCTCGATGTGACGAAGAACCTCGAAACAGCTCTGCGCTGTTTACGGAGACCGAGGGCGGAGCGATTGCTATGGGTCGACGCGATTTGTGTTGACCAGAGCGACGTTGCCGAGGTCAACCTCCAGGTTCAGCGGATGTGGGCGATCTACCAATACGCCTCGCGAGTCGTCGTCTTCTTAGGGGAAGAAAAAGCTGACAGCGTCCAGGCTGTCGCCTTGGTGGAAGCCATAGCCAAAGACGTGAAGGTCGGCGACTACGACCGGATTACGAGCATGTTGAACGTCATGAAAGCGAAGAGCTCGAGGCTGGCCCTTCAACGATTGATGAGGAGCCCCTGGTGGAGCAGAGCCTGGGTCGTGCAGGAGttctccgtcgccgccgccgtcgtcttcgtctgcGGGAGCGTCGAGATGTCCTCGGAGGTGTTCGGAAAGGCGCTGGAGGTCCTCCTCGATTACCGGTTCAACGCTGTCATCCCGCCGCGACAAGAGTACTTCATGAGGGAGATCGCGGCGACGCCCATCAGCCACCTCTGGACGGCACGGAAAGAATACCaggcgacgaagccgacaCTGCCGAAGCGCGTTCCCCTGAGCCTGCTGTATCGGTTCCGCGGGTTCGGAGCCTCGGACCCCAAGGACAAAGTGTTCAGCCTGTTCCACATCATGGGCGAGATCGCAGCCCTGAGGCCCGACTACACGCGGTCGGTGCGAGATCTCTTCAAGGATATCGTGCGGACCTCGATCGAGCTCTCTGACGGTCTGCAAATACTGTGCCATCACAACAGGATGGGGAAGAGCACCCTCGACCTACCGACGTGGTGCCCTGATTGGTCCATCAAAAGAGGTCAGAGAATCCTCCTGTGGCAGAATGGATATACTGCCGGCGGAGACAGCAAGCCTGTCGCCAGGTTTGAAGAGGACAAGCTATGGCTACAAGGCAAGCTCTTGGACAGGATTCAATGGCTCGTGTCGTTTGAGCCAAAGGTATTCAGGAACAAGGGCCTCCTCTTTGACCAGATTAAAACCATCGAGGCCAGGATCGTCCAGCAGGGGATCTCACAGCGGGGTGAGGGCGCATCTTCCGTCCCCAGTCTCGAGTCGTTCCATCGGACCATCGTCGGGTCTCGAGTCCGGGAGAGAGGACCGCAGCACGGAGCCATCGTGCTGGGTGAATGCGACGCCGAGATGTACTGGGACGCATGGCACGAGCAGATGATTGCGGCCCCTCATGATGCACTGCACGGAAAGGCCAAGGTGTACAACGATGCCATCTACAGCGCGTTAGCGGGACGGTCGTTCTTCGCGACGGAGAAAGGGCACATTGGCTTGGCCGATAACCCGGCAGACGCGGGCGACGTCGTGGGGGTGTTTCCCGGCAGTCGTGTGTTATTCTGTCTGCGAGAGACGACGTCCCGGCCCCCAAGAGCAGTTGGGGGGTCTGAGGATCGGTTCGAGTTGATCGGGGAATG CTACCTGCATGGCTTTATGGACGGTGAAGCAGCCTCGGGCGATGAGGACACGTCCAGTCTCTGTTTGATATGA
- a CDS encoding FAD binding domain-containing protein, producing MSAAKPTFVLAPGAWHKETCYSPAQQILESRGYPVEAVAYPSVGAEPPTKGLNDDAAAVRAVLERLADEGKEIVLVVHSYGGLVGANAVKGLGYKQRAKEGKKGGVITFVYLTAFVVPAGKCIREMLGGQFLPWMKIEGNYVHALTPEEVFYHDVEPETQKKAIEALQHQSAVVFDDVVTYEPWHDIDSMYFFCDDDKAIPLVVQQNMAGLLGPNAITYSSKASHSPFLSKPEDVAEGLEIAAKVGQERVRA from the exons ATGTCCGCCGCCAAGCCCACTTTCGTTCTCGCGCCTGGTGCGTGGCACAAGGAGACCTGCTACTCCCCCGCCCAGCAGATCCTCGAGTCTCGAGGCTATcccgtcgaggccgttgCCTACCCCTCCGTGGGCGCCGAGCCCCCGACCAAGGGCCTgaacgacgacgccgccgccgtcaggGCCGTCCTTGAGAGACTTGCcgacgagggcaaggagaTCGTCCTGGTGGTCCACTCGtacggcggcctcgtcggcgccaacgccgtcaagggcctCGGCTACAAGCAGCGcgccaaggagggcaagaagggcggcgtCATCACCTTCGTCTACCTCACTGCCTTCGTGGTGCCCGCTGGCAAGTGCATCAGAGAGATGCTCGGCGGCCAATTCCTGCCGTGGATGAAGATTGAG GGCAACTATGTCCACGCCCTGACCCCGGAGGAGGTCTTCTACCACGACGTCGAGCCCGAGAcccagaagaaggccatcgaggcgCTGCAGCACCAGTCCGCCGTCGTgttcgacgacgtcgtcaccTACGAGCCGTGGCACGACATCGACTCCATGTACTTCTTctgcgacgacgacaaggcgatccccctcgtcgtccagcagAACATGGCCGGCCTCCTGGGACCCAACGCCATCACGTACTCGTCCAAGGCCTCGCATTCTCCTTTCCTCTccaagcccgaggacgtcgcGGAGGGGCTGGAGATCGCCGCCAAGGTTGGGCAGGAGAGAGTCCGGGCTTAA